Part of the Equus caballus isolate H_3958 breed thoroughbred chromosome 5, TB-T2T, whole genome shotgun sequence genome is shown below.
TCCCACATTATGTCAGTTCCTAGAAGACCATTAGACTATCTTCTTAATCTCCATTCCACAGTGTAGACTTAGCCAGGGAAAAGAGACCCGGCTCACTTCTGATCCAAAAGAAGATGTCAACCCAGAAAAATGGCTGACCTACACGACAGAACACAGCCAGATTCCACTGCTAAAGGGCATTTGTAAGTTAACAAAAGGACCAAAGTGTGCTGAATCAGTTTAATAAGTCTAACTCACTGGCCAGCGACTGAAGAACCAGGATATCAGAGTTTTCTGGGGGCAATGGCTTTCTGGTGCAATGACTCTTGAGCTTTCATAGTTCACGAACCACTTCAGCATAACAGAAGATTCCCAAAACCACCTCTTGCATTCAATCCCACTCAGCATTagggagcttaaaaaaaaaagcaactaatAGGCTACATTCAAATGAATAGAAACTTAGAAAACATACTATTAAGAGCATATTAGGACTAGGAGAGATTCAAGAATATCTAATTCATTTTACAGTGTAGAAagctgagagacagagaaattaagtgacttgctcaaggtcatgcagtCATTTAAtgacagagctgggaccagaacaCAAGTCTCTTGGGTAATAGTCGAACGCTTTTTCCACTATACCCACTGCCTCTCAGAGCACTGATGCTTCCGAGAAGACCCATCAAAAAATACACGCCATAACTAGAGACACCGTCTTATGTAAATACCAGCACGACTTGGGCACAGCCCTTGGACACCACCTGATTGTACTAATACAAACCATACATTGGAAATTGCCGTTCCCTGGGTAGCACCAGCTATGGACTATCAATGCTGTCAAAAATAGGTGAACagtagggccagccccgtggctgagtggctaagttcatgcactccacttcggcggcccaaggtttcaccggtttggatcctgggtgcagacatggcacccttcatcaagccatgctgaggcggcatcccgcatgccacaaccagagggattcacaactagaatatacaactgtgtactggggggctttagggagaagaggaaaataaaagattggcaatagatgttagctcaggtgccaatcttataaaaaaagaataggtGAACAAGTGGTCAGGTTTTTTCAGTCAAAAGCTCTCTCTTCTCAATAAAGAGAGGGCTGGGATGACATTTCAAAGGATACCTTCTGTAGTCCTTTCGATTCTCACTACAACCTCTGATGAGCCTAGATGAAGCAACTAAATCCTTGGttcacagagaggaaaagaggcaAGAAGAAGCTGCGTGACCTATGCCAGTTCACATGGCAGGTTAGTGGCAGATCTCAGATTGCAGTCCGGGTCAGCCAGCTTGTCCTGGGGTTGTTCCTCCACATCACACTGCATTACTCTGAGGcttgcttatatttttaatacCTGGATTTCAAGGGTGGCGATTAGGGGGAGGAAGCAAAACATTCAGAGCCACCCTGATCCCGGGCCCAGAAGCAAACTCTGTACTCTTTCTCCTCCATCCCCGAATTTCACGGCTAGTGTCAAGCTCAGGACCAACGGCATACACTCCTGTTCGAAAGACAGATATTCTCAATGACAATTGAACACATCAGTCTACTATCACACAGGAGTATAAGGCCAGCAAGTagaaaagtgaaattaagaaaaacaaagaattttaacaGAAATTAAAGTGGACAGTTAACACTGATCCATGGTTAACAAAAAAGTCAATTCATGGATATGCTGAGGACTTTACCCAGTTTTCAAACTACGATTCCTGCAGTTCAGGGTCACGTCGCTTGTTAGAATATAGGTGGTGTACACTGAAACATGTacctagattttctccttgtcctttttttttaactttgcagAGGTAGTGGTTGAAATTGAGCTAAACCTAGATTTTGAGGTTATTAATGAATTCTAGTTGTCCAGGCTCCCTCACTTCAATTACCAGGTAACTACAAGGAAGAAAGATCCCAATGCTGTTAATCTAAGGCAATATTAGTTTCCCTTCTAAACTAATTGACATGGTAACCATGACAAAGAGGAACCCGAAAGACTTCTattttccctttctgatttcCTTATGAAATCTCATCATTTGCAAAGCTTTAAAATGACTGGATGAAGGAAAACCATTGTTATGACCCGTGACCCTTGGAGCCTAAACAGCATCATGAAACGCGTCATTAGAACTAAGAGAAAGTGgctataagaaaaagaaatagctttAAAGGGGTTCCTTTTGAGTCTTGTTTTCTATTCAGAACGTTCTGTGTTTTTCTCATCTAGTGTGGGAATGACATTTATCTTAGCAGGTTACTTACCTACACTGGATGGTGTCACTCTAACCAGTGTAGGACACTGACCCAAGTCCTGGGGGGCTCCTTGGACCAATAGACTATTTTACAaacctgggaggtgggagggatggtATATTTTTGATAATCAGACATTCCAATGTAATGTTTTCCTTAGAGGTCACCCCTCTCCCATTAATGTTATCGTGAGAAACATCAAGtgtgttcttttctattttcgTACAATAAATGGGCTTTGCTTACCAACATCACAAGGGCAAAGAAGAAATACTGTACAAAACTGCAGGAAGATAAACATGTGAAAACTTTCTATGGAAGAAAAACTCTTGCGTTTCCTGTCGTCTTCTTTTGAAACTGTAGTGCATATGTTAAAACGTCTATCATTTACAGTACTGAGTCATGTGCCACTGCTGTACCTGATGTATCCAATCTGGATTAAACAATGTGCCACAAACCCTAAAAGGattatgagtttttattttaataccaaTTCTCCTGCTATACCCTAGAAAATAAAGGTAATTTGAACAGAGAGGCTTTCTACCGTGCCAGAAAAAAGTCACAGAATCCCAGAAGGGTGCTTAAAGGTCTAATGCaatcttccccccacccccaccaccaccctccctCAATGCAAGCAGCTCCTCTGACATCCACGACAGCCCTTCCTGCTCGTGTGCTCTAGTCACGCATGTTCACTAATGGGGAGAGCATTTGATTGCGTTTATCAACAGCTCGATTTTGAAGCCCAACTcctattattgaaagaaaatctGCCTTTACGTATCAGTAATGGTTCTGCTGAGAATACACTGAATACCTACTCCATCTAAACCAAAGTctcaaactaaaaagaaaactcaaacttAAATTCACCTGCATAGGGTATGGCAGAAAGCTTGGGATTCGATGACGGAGGCTCAAGTTTAGGTTTCATCCCTTACTGGTATCACTTCACATCAGCCACTTTTCTTTTGGCTTcagtttgttttctcatcttaaaaatgggGAGATTGGATTACATATCTTGAAGATCCACTCTCACCTTAGTAATTCTGACTGAGGTAGTGAGAGCAATAGGCATTTTCATATTTCACCATAATGTGGCAACATTGGGAATCCTTTTCATTTCCCCACAACAGCCAGATTCCCATCAATGAAAACTGTGATAGAAATGGAACAGTAAGGCAAGTGCATGATACCCAAAGGCCCTAGAAGTTGACTGAAATTCATTTCAATCACTGATGCTCATATCCTTGTCACCCACTAGGTGTCACTACAGATCCATAGCTCAAATAATCTGGAGCCAAGTAATCAGAAACCAGATGTGCGTTGAGCAATACatgttctttttcattaaaaagcacTAAATGTTAACTGGGACATATGTGCTTGTTCAGAGGCACAAAACAATAAACATATTCTGCCAAGAAAATAACCTTGTGATGGAGTTCCAATGTCAGCTAAGACTATCaaaaatagaattctattttttaagATTAACATAGGTTTATTTACGTTTAGGGGGAGGAAACAACCCTAAACCTTGAAGCTACTCCTTTGTCTCATACAAGGTGATTCGCAAGTACTAGAATTCATGTTCAATTCTTTTCAGCATTCAGGGGCTGAAGTTTACCTTTAAGCCACATGTTTTTAAAAGGTTGGTAAAGATTACTGCAATACTTAAGCTACTTTAGAAACTATTAAATTACCAAAATAATTTGGATTCTAAGTCAGAATTATCCAAAGCAGCAGGTTTTCCAAAGATTTCTCTACATGTTAATACTGCTAGGCTAATTTAAGTTAAAGCTTAACTTGAACAATTGTAGTAAGTGTATTGATTTAGTATTCTAGAATTCAGACCTTTAACCAATTCACACTAGCCCTCATCCAAATTATCTGAATTTATAAAAGCTCTCTATATACATAAAATGATTTTTCCCCcaagtacaaaatattttctctcattagtCATATATTAATTAAATCTCAGAACTGGAAGGGACCCTAAAAATCTTCTAATCCAACTCTCTCATTTTATTGGTGAGAAAACTGGACCctgagaggttaaatgactggTACAAGGTAGAAAAGTAGGTAGTGGCAGTCTTAACCAGGACAAACACTCTTTCCACTACACCACAAAGCATTCTCAAGTGAATTTACCTAAAATCTATTTCTGGCTCCTAACAGATTATGGGGACATGTACCTAGACTGACAACTCCAAACAAAAAATCCTTGTCCACACAGATAGTCACACACAAACAGCAGATTTCTTCCACAGCCACCACTATAACTGCATCCCTTCTGTAATGGCTGAAATTTTCCTAGCAAATGTTTATGGAAAATGAAGCAACTAGTATTTTCATGTTATGCATATGCTCACCTCcagcttatttttttatttaaaaacaaaaacacaaaataagacaaaCCTAAAGAGAGAACCCAATTAATTTCAAGACTAACAGATAACCTCATCTCTAATTAAGATGCCAGAGTATCCTAATTAAATTCCCCTAGCAATGACAAACTGAACTTGGCTGTATTATGGGGgaaaaggtaggaaaaaaaagaggtaagTTCGACTTTATAGCAATGACAGGATCTTAAGTATGTAATTAAATGAATTCTTAATGACATACTGGACTTAACTATGGATTTGCTATTTACACTATTAATTCATTCTAATTTGGCAGTAATGCACAGTACTGATACGCAGAAGTAAACCCTACCATTGCCCAACCCAAATGACAGGAATGCAAGGTAAACAGGAGTTTGGGACTCTGTTATTTGAGTGTTGGACAGTAAATGACAATGGCTGTGGATGTTTGCTGACAGCCCTGGGGGGACATGTTTATGCTGCCTAGACAAGTATGTACACAGGAAAGAAgagctttccttttaaaaagtaaatacccATCTCCATACATAAGGGGTTCCCTCATCACAAATCCAGTTCACAGAAAGGTTTGGGAACTAAATGCATAACCATAAAAGGACTgccacagagaagaaataaaagaatatttaacatCTCATTACTTTTCTAAACTGTAATTTATAGATGCAGCATCTCAGAAAAATGACTGCTCCCCGTAGATCCTAGCATTAGAGGTAAAAACTggggataaatttctagaagacaCAAGATTAGGCCACACCGTGGGAAGAATTTGAGCAGAATGCATTCCAGCTTCCACAAAATACTTTGAACAAAGTGCTGGAACTTTCCCTCGGTCTACCAGCAATGCATTGCCGTTCTTAACCTGGGTTCCAGAGATGGGCTTCAGAGGGCCTATGAGTCCTTTGAAATTGCATATACAATTCTTGTTCATAGAATGAGAAATTTTCTGGGATGAATCTATAGCTTTCATTAGATTCATAAAAAGATCCAAGAACTAACAAAAATTAAGAGCTGCTCCTCTTcctgagaaacaaaaataagacagCCACTGATGATCCTTAGCTATTTAATGCACAGTAAAAACGTGGACAGCTTTcacaatcttaaaaacaaaaaacattccAAAGATGAACAATAAACATGTCAACATATTTGGctaagtttatatttttactggTAGCAAATATTTTTACCAGAAGCAAATAGCATCAAATCAAGTACCTTTGGGAAAGACTGATGCAATCTTTATTCCTTCCTGCCTACACCTAAAAGGGGATTTTCTGATCTACCATGCTAAATTTCTACAAGGATGCACCTCTATGGAATGCAGCCCAAGCCTTTTGCAAAGAATTCCAGAGCATAAACTAACGTTATTTTTCAAATctcaactgtttttattttttttaagtaagcagTGGTATgagtctttttaaatgtttatttttggaaCGGCTTATAGAAAATGGCACCCTGGGACCTTTAGCTCTGTCTCCaaaattttctttcaagaatCTGATCCATGAAGTCtcttaaaaaaagataatatacctGACCTAAATCAGGTTTTGATTAAGgtcaaaacaatctgaaaaataGATGTGTCCCAGCAGAGAGTCTCAAGACTTCAAGTTCCTCAAAAATGCCTCTATATGCCACTCTACTGTAAGTCAAGGAGGATGGCTATGCAAAGGTATCACTTGTTGATATCTCCGACGGTCTGAGGTATAATCTATAGTCACTGGTTGCCACGCATCATTTCTTGTAGATAAATGGTATTCATGTGATAGGCCGCCATCCAACTTGGGTGCCTCTGAGCATTCCAATAATACGACTGAGAAGCGGCAGCATAGTACTGCTGCCAGGCCCTGTAGTAAGCTCTCCAGTACTCCTCATAATCCTGATAGGTGTCATAAGAACTTGGATGTGTTTCCCTATGGCAGTCATACCAACCATCTTCCTGAGGTTCTGTCTGCAATCGATAGGAAGACCGCCTGGGAAGGCTTCTCCTGCTCTGCTTAGCTCTCTGGTTAGCTCCCTCTTTATGCCTTGCCTTTATTTGGATTTGAGGTGACTCTTGATACTCTACCTGATTAGGAGTATCATTTACATGCAGAGGTTGTTCCAAAGAGATACGGCCATCTCCAGGAGCAGATTCCGAGTCTTTCAGCTGAGTATCAGAAGAGCCTTCCAAGTATGACTTATTTCCTTTGCTCTGGGAAGAAGTCCTTGAGCTGTAAGAATCACTGTCACTCTCAGAGTCTCCAGATTGGCTACTACTTGCCAATACCTGCACTCTCTCTTCAGTAATTCTATTTCTCACAAAACCATTCTGAGGATTCACAGTCTGATCCCCAGGACCTGTGTAGTGCCTGATGATTTCCACAGGTTTCTCCAACCCCTCTTTAATAAAGTGTTCATAATCCTCTACCAAGTCTGCAAAAGGCAAAGTGCATGGCAGATGGGTTTTAAAGGAAGACAGACATGGAATTTGGGGGAGTGACACAGGTACAGCTTCTTTGACCTGGTGCTGACTATCAGTCGAGTTTCCAACAGGGGTCTGACCAGAATTCTTCATTTGCTCTTCCAATTGTATGGCACAGCCCAGTTCTTTTGGTGACATTGCTTTTTCTAAGATTCCACACTCTGAATGGCTTTTCACGGGAAGCTTttgtttggtattattttttgATTTGACTGATAATGCAGATACAGAAGTATTTCTAGATGAAGCCACGTGGTTACCATGAGCTTTCCGAGTTTGAAAGGTTCTCTCTATTttttgaatttgcttttttaGGGGCTGGGCAGGTACACTTGCTAAGCCGTATGTATGCATAGCAGCTTTAACCTCCACGTCCCAATCCAAACATTCTTCCATCAGACCAGGAGGAATGGGATCtacagagaaggaataaaaaaatattaaaattctcaaGCTGCTCTAGACTAGTATTTCCTGAATGATTTCATAAAACTTTCTATGGTCAAATAAggttaagaaacaaaatatagtaataatacaTAAGAAGcttaagaaatatattattttaaaagcccCAATCCTTGCACTAAAGAAATTTGCCCAAAAATACACAAGACCCACCCCATACTCACAAGCACTAtctctcctccccacacacacactcaacagAGGTTACCATAGGAGTACGGTGCCAGTCTGCAGCAATTCTCCCGtcttttctcttccccctctccccAACTCCTGCCCTGTACCTCACTACTGCTAGCAGCAACACAAGATCTTAGAAAATGGACTGTGCTCTCCAAAGCTTATCAACTGGGAAATATTACAACTGCAACTCTGTAGCCCAGTAATGCCACTACCCTATACTCCAACAGGGAGAAATCACTGCCCTCAACAGGGGAGAAAAAACCctctacaagaaaaaagctagatGACTGTGAAAAGATCTGTAGTACTGATGGCACTTCTAAGTTTTTACAAATTTGCTAGCGCTAACTCTGAATTTCCTGTTCCATCCAGGTGTGACAATTTCCTTCCACCTCACACTCACATCTTTCCAAAGTGTGATCAATTTTCACCTTAGGCAGACAAAATACACAGAGCCCCTTCTTTACAAAGACTCTGCCTGTGTGTTGTTGCTCATGTATCTGTGCCCACTACTTAATCCCTCAGATCTGGATGCTTCAGTTGGGGCTCTTGATCCTTTGCTCAACAGACCCTCTGACTAAAACTCTGATTCCTACTTAGGTGATACCCCTTGCTTACCTAGGCCTAGGATACAAACCAATTTCCCTCCTAGTCCTGCCCCATGCAACTCATCTGAAGTCTGTTGTCACACAAGTTCCTAGTACCATACAGATCTAACACCATGAATATCATCTTCTCATGATTTCAGGGCTCTGTTTATACTCATAAAGATCCAAATATGTCATTTTCCGGTATCCAAAGGCAAATTTTATCACTAGATGCTATGATACTGAATCCTACCAGAAGTCTTAACCCTCTTCTAccaattttcaatttattttttgccACAGTGTAATCATCTGACAGATCACCAATAGActtatacataaaattaacataaTATAGTCTTAGAACTGAAAGAGAACCTAAAGACCATTTACtccaaaaacaaatattttataaatcaggACATAAGCTTAGAGCAATTAAAGAAATCTGTAAAAAGATCATGAGTTATTACAAAGCCAGAAATACAAGAATCCACAGGCTTACCAAACCTGTGCTTAACCTAGCTTTGTAAAAATCACTAAAGAAGTTAAATATAAATTGGTAAAATAttcattgttatatttatttaataactcCATATACCAGATTGTAGAAGGTCATCGTACATTACGTAAgtttctgtatatgtgtgtgtatacatacatacacaaagacacacagactAACATGCATATATTAACATATACAGCAAATAAACCATATTTCCACACACGAGTTTTTTAGGGTTGTTTTCAAGAGATCATTAATAGTTTCAAACGTGCACTGTTTCTAAGACAGCAATTTAAAAAAGCAGCTTGACAAATGATTCactaaaatcaaaagaaaacactTCAAAATGTTCAAAATAGTGTTCAAGTTAAAGATACTGTTCCTTCCCCACGGTAACACAGGTGAATATGGCAAGAattaccttcacagcaacataaGAGGTCAAATAAGGGGGAACCCTTATATaagagaataaaatcaaattGCAAGGTTACAAACTAAAAAATGGAGCTAATACAGTAGTAAACcgtttttcatttttcatgtgcCAGTAGGTAGCTTGCAACACTCTCCCTGCTACTCATTAGCTGTAAgcccttaggcaaattacttaacctctcctcAATATCCTCATCTACAAAAAGCAGATATTACCTCACAGGATTATGGGGAGGATTAGATGAATTAACATACATAAAATACTTGGAACAGTACCCGACACATCATAAGTACTctatgttagctattatttttattaggcCCATCATCACTACCATTATTATTCTGATAGCAAAACGAGACAGAAAAAATATACCTGGTAAAGCCAGAAGGTTGATATTACATTTCTGGGCAATTTTCAtcatcatattttcttcttctccctggcAACAGTAGGTCACTGTCAGTCCCAAAGTACCTACAGCACAGAAGGAATGTTAAGTAGTAACTCATTTTCACATAAAAGACACTCCAAGTCCACCTGTCACATTACAGATTCCTCCCCTTAAATAAAGCacccaaatttttctttttcttttttttttttttttaccaaaacgGCCAGCTCTGCCAATCCGGTGCATATATGTCTCCCAATCCAATGGTACATCCAGATTTACCACCAGATTCACCTTCTCAGCATCAATCCCACGGGAACTCTTGAATTGAAGAAGAGAGTAACTGTTTGTTTGCGTCAAGTGTAGCATGGGTACCAATGCACGCACTATTACTCTAGTTTAACCAAGAGCCAGATTAAGAACAGGAAGATATTTAGGAGGAACAAGGATATTTAggagcaaaggaaaaggaaactcaTTTCTAATGACTAATTTCAAcgataaagataaaaatataaaagacatttttaagaaaacatattcCCCAGCACTGGAAAGACAATTATGCTCTGGTATTCTTGTCAGATACACTCACGTAAAAAAGCAGATGCAATCTGTATACATCTGATAATAGAACATATGTCAAGATGGATTAGTCACCCACACTGAACAGGAAATTTACCAAATCTGTGGAAATGAGGACTCTGCAATGAAACTGCTTCAGTTTAGCCATAGCATCAAGACGCTGATTCTGCTTCATGTTGcctaaaaagaaccaaaaagaaagtcGTATAAAAACAAGCTAATACACATTTATCAAATCCATACAAAGCAGAAATCATAACTCCCCCAGtcttaacactttaaaaatataccaatCAAAGTTAATTCTGTTCTTATATGCAAATCTAGGTTAAGACCTAACGttagaatcttttaaaatatggttaGGCAATCAACTTgaaattcaaaaatcaattttaaatggTCACTAGGTTATGCCTGCAGATATAACATTATATCTGCAAAGTTACACATGAGGTATAACGattcttaggaaaataaaattgctttaatCAGTTGTTTATAAATTTGGTGTTGAAGTATGATCTATCGTCCATTAGAAAGCAGTCTCCCTAGTATCTCACAGCACACCATGACTCAACAAGCCTAGGCCAACAGGTCACAAACTAAGCTGAGATATCAGTCAAAGCTCTAAAAACGATCTCAATGATGAAAAATTCCTTTAACTCTTCCATTCCTAATAGGCCAACAGTAATAATTTAGCTTTGTGTCAAAAATGGATCATTTTTGCTGTCCACAAGACCACAAGACAGTCAATTCAGTTAGCATTCTTAGCATTTTAACAACGGTTATATAAAGAagctaaatatttttctcttaagatgACAAAGACaaactgttttataaaattattaagtTCTTTGTGGATTTAACTTgagttttctaactttttattataTGCCAAGTTACTTCTCAAAAGGCAAGGATATAGATTTATTAAATTCCAGTGAAATATAAACCTGAAATTTCCTTTACTCTGAAGACTCAGTGGAACCTCACACTCGCAAGACCATTCACAAAGTGGTATTTCTTCCTCCCGACTTGGGAGAGGCTTCAGTCAGGATACTAAACAAAGATTAAAGTAAAAGATGAACTTACCCGAAATGCACTCTGCAGGAAAGCCTTTAGAAGAAAGGATATCAGCCAAATGTTGTACTCTATAAAAAATAACAGAGACttataattttacaaatattgcCCCACGCCTATCCTTTTATTTCACAAGTTCCCCAGATGACCTTTTAAGTTACATTACCTGCTGTGCAAGTTAGAAAAGACTAAGGCTTGATTAAATGGAATTCTGCTGAACAGCTCCTGTAAATGCTGAGCTTTTTCCTCAAAAATCTTATGGGCCAAAGGGTATGAATTGACAATTTTGTAATACTGTTTCAAACCTACAAAGAAGTCAAGAGGCTTCTGTTAAAACAAACATATGTGCTATATCCTAATGGCAAATATGAAAGCAACAGTTAACTAGGCAATGGAAAGCTCCAGAATATCATGAACAAACCAGTAATATAAGTATCTAGTATCTGTACACACCCAAGAGACTTGGATCACTGGAATTTAGTCTTACAAAAGTGGGATCTCTCATGTACTTTGTCAAAGCATTAGCCAAAACTTCAGGGTAAGTAGCTGACACTGCTAACATCTGTTTACTGGCAGGCAAGGAAGAATAAATCCAActgcaaaacagaagaaaaacacacacCATGGAAACTATTCTGACAGGAGCCACCACCTGGGAAACCTAAAGATACATACTTTGGGGTATCATTTTAATAGTTACGTtagttatttttcttactttatttgcTCCTGGAAGCTGCCTTCTTCTAAAAGCTTATCTGCTTCATCAAGAATAAAGAGACGTatactgcctgggttcaagtaGTCAAGTTCTATCAGTTGTTTAATTCTGCctaaattccaaaaaaaaaattgaaatatttatgatgCACCAAATCTGTGCAAATCTCAGCCAATGTTGTTACTCTACTTACTCACAGGTTGTGCTGCTGACTTTTCTCACCCAACCTTCATTAAGCATTTACACACTAAACCACAAATTAAAAATCCTGACTTCTGATCTTGCCTAAATCCATTTTTTCTCCCTCACATTTCATACCCAATAAGTATGGAAAATAAACACTATTCCTATCAAAAGTCTCGAACACTAAGGCACTGAATGCTAGATTCTGACTCAGTGATTCACGACTGAAGGATTaatagagaaacaaagaataaTCCCAATCCATGGCTTAGAAGAGTTTCCTTAAAGTCATCTCATTCCTCTTCTCAGAAGCCTGTCCCACAGGTGTTTTCGAACATCCTTAGGAGTGGAGATTTCATAAATTCTGCTGGTAATCCAGTCACATGTCTATATCTCACTGGTAAGGCTCTTCGTTtctaatcctcaaaataattatcATAGTTATCAAAGATTCCCATATTCTTATTGTTCTATTAAAAGTGTTCAGTCCCTTAAAAGCCCCAGTTATGAACAGGCATCGAGATCTTACCAGGAGATCCAACAGCAATATGACACTTTTTAAGCCTAGTTTTGTCCTGTGATAATGGAGTCCCTCCAATAAAGACATGACACTCTAAGCCTTCCATTTTTATTCCAATCGCTGTGATAACAGAATGTATCTGTACAGCAATTTCTCTTGTAGGAGCCAAGatcaaaatctaaaaaaaaagtaaaatatacctTTAACAAGTCAGTGGAGTAAATACACAAGATTGGCACATTCATTATATGATGAACTATTTTTCATCTAAATGATCATTTTAAATGATGAGTTTTTATTGACAAGGGAAACTATTCCActcatttattcatgtattcattcaataaatattaaataagaccCTGCTCTGTGCTAGACAACATACAAGTTTCTGGGGAGTCAACAGTGAACAGAACAAAGTCTGTGCTCTCATGGCACTTTCCTTCTTGGatgataagaaaatataaaataaacaaacatatacaaATAATGGCAGGCAATGAAAGggctatgaagaaaaatcaaacagggaaaagagagagaagcaacgaaagaagggaaggagccaTTTTAAATGGAGCAATCAAGGAAAGCCCCTCTAAGGAGGTAACTTTTGAGCAAAGACCTAAATGTACACCACAGACTAGAGCTAGCTATGTGGTACCTAGGGAAATGCtttcaggaaaaggaaacagcaaatgcaaaggccttATGATGGCAGCGTTCTTGGTGTGCTgcaggaacagcaaggaggcccaCGTGGCTGGACAGAATTACGGGACAGTAAAGATCAGAGATCTAGCTCCAGGGGCTTGGTCATGAAAGGCCTTGGGAGTCACAGCGACAACTT
Proteins encoded:
- the DDX20 gene encoding probable ATP-dependent RNA helicase DDX20; protein product: MAAAFEAPAALATVETAMPAERVAARVSASEPTPGPVRSLRTAHDVGGPRTRTGDVLLAEPADFESLLLSRPVLEGLRAAGFERPSPVQLKAIPLGRCGFDLIVQAKSGTGKTCVFSTIALDSLILENLSTQILILAPTREIAVQIHSVITAIGIKMEGLECHVFIGGTPLSQDKTRLKKCHIAVGSPGRIKQLIELDYLNPGSIRLFILDEADKLLEEGSFQEQINWIYSSLPASKQMLAVSATYPEVLANALTKYMRDPTFVRLNSSDPSLLGLKQYYKIVNSYPLAHKIFEEKAQHLQELFSRIPFNQALVFSNLHSRVQHLADILSSKGFPAECISGNMKQNQRLDAMAKLKQFHCRVLISTDLSSRGIDAEKVNLVVNLDVPLDWETYMHRIGRAGRFGTLGLTVTYCCQGEEENMMMKIAQKCNINLLALPDPIPPGLMEECLDWDVEVKAAMHTYGLASVPAQPLKKQIQKIERTFQTRKAHGNHVASSRNTSVSALSVKSKNNTKQKLPVKSHSECGILEKAMSPKELGCAIQLEEQMKNSGQTPVGNSTDSQHQVKEAVPVSLPQIPCLSSFKTHLPCTLPFADLVEDYEHFIKEGLEKPVEIIRHYTGPGDQTVNPQNGFVRNRITEERVQVLASSSQSGDSESDSDSYSSRTSSQSKGNKSYLEGSSDTQLKDSESAPGDGRISLEQPLHVNDTPNQVEYQESPQIQIKARHKEGANQRAKQSRRSLPRRSSYRLQTEPQEDGWYDCHRETHPSSYDTYQDYEEYWRAYYRAWQQYYAAASQSYYWNAQRHPSWMAAYHMNTIYLQEMMRGNQ